Proteins found in one Oncorhynchus nerka isolate Pitt River unplaced genomic scaffold, Oner_Uvic_2.0 unplaced_scaffold_3275, whole genome shotgun sequence genomic segment:
- the LOC135566806 gene encoding centrosomal protein of 89 kDa-like: CVFYLILHFLLLRLCPYYRSALAAAILSSSLTGRTIALPPARPRSFSESDCSRSETHTAFEPYASTALYTRDGEPESLAGRPRLPSPGLSEDHDDDDDDEEEEEDLERSVLSDEDGHVYQSLDRRGRSPTRDGYDIYARPVKQSDVLSEGREETDDSAFDIVSPLPPEEAEVHQMFPVQKATPSKLEQRPSSWSRRSMPSPDLTEESFQCI; encoded by the exons GTGTGTTTTCTACCTTATCCTCCACTTCCTCTTGCTTCGTCTTTGTCCGTACTACAGGTCTGCCTTGGCAGCCGCCATCTTGTCGTCGTCGTTGACCGGCCGGACCATCGCCCTCCCTCCCGCACGCCCCAGATCCTTCTCCGAGAGTGACTGCTCACGCTCAGAGACACACACCGCGTTCGAGCCTTACGCCAGCACAGCGCTCTACACTAG AGACGGAGAGCCAGAATCTTTGGCCGGCCGGCCTCGCTTGCCCTCTCCTGGGCTCTCTGAAgaccatgatgatgatgatgatgatgaagaggaggaggaggacttaGAGAGATCGGTTCTGTCAGATGAAGATGGTCATGTCTACCAGTCTCTGGATCGCCGGGGGAGAAGTCCGACCAGAGACGGATATGACATCTACGCCCGGCCTGTAAAACAG AGTGATGTTCTGtcagagggcagagaggagactgaTGACTCTGCCTTCGACATAGTGTCCCCTCTACCCCCAG AGGAAGCTGAGGTTCATCAGATGTTTCCAGTTCAGAAG gccaCACCGTCCAAACTGGAGCAGAGGCCTTCATCTTGGTCTCGTAGAAGCATGCCTTCCCCAG